From Microbacterium pseudoresistens, the proteins below share one genomic window:
- a CDS encoding DUF4097 family beta strand repeat-containing protein, with product MTEKWLIAPGEERVIDIDQASRLKIGLVGGQVDVIAHDEPGIRIEVHGVTVKDLRIQSDGTQVEIDHPQLGWDNFLEVFRNFGSGGPKAEVSVAVPRHIALTLGVVSAGALVSGLTNDARLNTVSGDVIVDTHTGDLSLNAVSGDVQVRGLAGSATANSVSGDVAITGTLRKTIVDTVSGSILVDAEGAVNTITLNTVSGASTIRLDDGLPANYVTRSMSGRLTIDGIDRGGSGPSNYAGRVGELAGSFADVRVNSVSGAITVLRRPHPSVADDPVSFDGDEATAAEGDDRL from the coding sequence ATGACCGAGAAGTGGCTCATCGCCCCCGGCGAAGAACGCGTCATCGACATCGACCAGGCCTCACGGCTCAAGATCGGCCTCGTCGGCGGACAGGTCGATGTCATCGCGCACGATGAACCGGGCATCCGCATCGAGGTCCACGGCGTCACCGTCAAGGACCTGCGCATCCAGTCCGACGGCACCCAGGTCGAGATCGATCACCCGCAGCTCGGCTGGGACAACTTCCTCGAGGTGTTCCGCAACTTCGGCTCCGGCGGGCCCAAGGCCGAGGTCAGCGTGGCCGTCCCCCGCCACATCGCCCTCACCCTCGGTGTCGTCAGCGCAGGGGCCCTCGTCTCCGGACTCACCAATGACGCACGCCTGAACACCGTCTCGGGCGACGTCATCGTCGACACGCACACCGGCGATCTCTCGCTCAACGCTGTCTCCGGCGACGTGCAGGTGCGCGGCCTCGCCGGAAGCGCCACGGCCAACAGCGTCTCGGGCGACGTCGCGATCACCGGCACGCTGCGCAAGACCATCGTCGACACGGTGTCGGGCTCGATCCTCGTCGATGCCGAGGGCGCCGTGAACACGATCACCCTCAACACCGTCTCGGGAGCCAGCACCATCCGCCTCGACGACGGCCTGCCCGCCAACTACGTGACCCGCAGCATGAGCGGGCGCTTGACCATCGACGGCATCGACCGCGGCGGATCGGGCCCGAGCAACTACGCGGGCCGTGTCGGAGAGCTCGCCGGCTCGTTCGCCGACGTGCGCGTGAACAGCGTGTCTGGTGCCATCACGGTGCTGCGACGCCCGCACCCCTCCGTCGCCGACGACCCGGTGTCGTTCGACGGCGACGAGGCGACGGCGGCCGAAGGGGATGATCGGCTGTGA